The following DNA comes from Polynucleobacter necessarius.
TTCTGCAAGTCGCCCGAGAATCCTTTAGCGAGTTCACCAATTGGCAGTCCAGAAGTATTGGTGGCAAACAGCGCATGCGCCGGAATGTGGGGCGCTACTTTTTCATATAGGGCGTGTTTCCAATCAAGACGTTCTGCAATCGCTTCGATGATGAGGTCGCAATCAGCCAGCAAGCCTAGGTCATCGTCATAGTTTGCTGCTTGAATCAAATTGGCATTACTAGCTAAGCCCAAGGGAGCTGGCTTGCGTTGTTTTGAGATTCTCGATGGCTTTGATGGCAATCGCATTTTTGGAGACTGGCTTGTCATCTTCGGCTTTCCCTGGGAGGTCAAATAGCACGACAGCGCACTCTAAGACACCCGGAATAAGAGATAGAACCTCCTCCACCTCATTCGGGTAGACGTTAAATCCAGAAACCAAAACCATGTCTTTTTTGCGATCAACGATTTTGGTGTAGCCATCGGCATTCATGATGCCGATATCGCCTGATTTAAAGAAGTCATCGGATGTCATGACATTCTTCGTCTCCTCTGGTTTATTCCAGTAACCAGCCATAACTTGTGGACCCCGAATACAGATCTCACCAGGAGTGCCCAAAGGCACGTCAATACCATCATCGCTCAAAATTAAAACTTCCGTACCGGAAACTGGCAAACCGATATAACCCGTAAAACTTTCAATCAAAGGAGAATTAACACAAGCTACAGGTGAAGTTTCGGATAGGCCATAACTTTCAGAGATTGGCGCGCCAGTGGCTTTCTGCCATTGATCGGCTACCACCACCTTTTGCATTGCCATGCGGCCACCGATAGTAGCCAAGATATTAGGAAGCTTTACTGAAGCAAATTCTGGCTTGTGGAGCAAGGCATTAAATAAAGTGTTTACTCCAGGGAAAATATTGATATCAGGGTGTTTCTTTAATAACCTAATGAGCCCATCAAAATCGCGAGGATTGGGCACTAAGATGAGTAAGCAATCCTTGTGCATGCCCAGTACCGCACACGCTGTTAATGCGAAGCTGTGATACATAGTCAACGCGCACAAGAACACCAACTGATCTATTTTTTGCGCTTGAGGCCAGGCTCTAGCCATAACTCTGTCTGAATGACGTTAGACAGAATATTTCTGTGCAGCAAAATAGCACCTGTAGATAAGCCTGTAGTGCCACCGGTGTACTGAAGAAATGCAATGTCATTCAAAGAAGTGCTGGGCTTACTCCAACGAGAGCGACTGCCCTCACTTAATGCCTCATTAAAGGTAATATGGTCAGGCAAATCCCGGGCGGGCACTAACCTCTTCACATTGCGTACGACAAAATTCACGACCACACCCTTCATGCCAATCATCTCACCAAGCGAAGTAACCATTACTTTCCTTAGGGGAACGCTAGCGGAAATTTGCTGATCAACATGAGCAAAATTTTCTAAGATAACAATGGCTGATGCACCACTATCCTTGAGCTGGTATTCCAACTCACGCGCGATATATAAAGGATCGACGTTGACAACTACAAAACCGGCGCGCAACACACCCAACATCGCAATCTGAAACTGCAATACATTAGGCAACATGATTGCGACTCGAGAGCCCGGCTTCAGCCCTAAACTCTGCAGGTAGGAGGCGAAGTGTTTTGAGTGCCGGTCAAGTTCCCGATAAGTCATAAACTTGTCGAGGTATTCACAAGCACGGCGATTGGGGAAACATTCAAATGATTCCTCGAACATATCCAGCAAGGATGAGTATACCGAGATATCTACCTCATGAGGCACACCTTCAGGGTAGTTTGTTTATGAGGGATTCACCATCTAGTTATTTCCAGTCTCAATCTATTTTTATTTGTATTCAGATTATTAAATCTGCAAGACCCATTCTAAACACAGCGATACATTAAGTCGAAAAGAAAAAGCCCTCTACATACAGAGGGCTGTGACTTTTGATGCAGACAAAAAATTAGAAACGGTAGCCTACGCCAACCAAGAAATCGATACCAGTACCGCTAATTGGGGCGGTTAAATTTACGCCGCTGGTATTCGTAAGTACTGGATTTTTTGTGGAGTAGCTTGCGTAATTAAACTCACCCAGCAGGTAGATGGATTGGGCAACCATCTGCTTATAGCCCAAGCCGAGGGTATAACCACCTAAATTAACTGTTGAGTAGGCTAAAGTTGGCCCATTAAGCCCAATAGTTGTTCCTGTATAGCCAACTTTTGCATATACCAGTCGGTCCTTATCTATCACATAACCAGGATTAAGTGTGACGCTGTATAAATTTTTAACGTTATATTGAACAGCTGCAATACTGGATGCACCGCCTCCATTGACTGGATAGGTAGTAAATGCCCCCGGCGCAGAAGAACTTGCTCCAGGGTAATAAGCCGCACTAATGCCTAAAACAAAATCACTATTAATGCCAAAGTTATAGCCCACTCCAATATTGTCGGTTCCAGTATTAACATTATCCGCAGATGAAGAAACGCTTCCAGTAGGGCCTCCGCGCAACAATGGGATGTTTGATGCACTTCCACCGCCGATATTAGGCGTGAATGATCCATAACCGACTGAGACTTGCCCGTAAGCACCTTCCCACGCATTTGTCTTGGCTGACTGTGCATTGGCACTCGTTGCGAATACACCAGCCATTGCTAAAACCAAGGCACTAATCTTTACTGTTTTCATGTGTTTTCCTATGTTTTATTTTGTAATAAATCTGTAACAACTCGGTGCATCTTATTTAATTTCAATTCGGTTTGTATCTCGGGTTTTTCCTTTATTTGTTTTGCATCGCAATAAATTTACTGGTCCTTTTATGGACAAACACGCTTTAAGACCCATAGGATGAGAATTTAACGTTGTAGGAATTTATTGTAATGTAAAGATCGTATTATTTTTACAACAGAGAAGATAATTTCTTAATGCCCATGCTTGATATAAGGCCTACCCACTCGATTGCCTCCACTGAATCCAAGAAAGGTTTGGCAACTAAGTCGACCATATTGCAAGTTGCACTTGAAATAGCCAGCAAGTCCGGCTTGGCAGGGATCACAATTGGTCACTTAGCCGACTCAGTAAGCATGAGCAAGAGCGGTGTCTTTGCCCGCTTTGGCTCACGCGAAGAACTGCAGATTGAAGTGATTCGCAAGTATTACGAATATTTTTCAGCGATCGTCTTCGCCCCTGCTCTAACTAAAGCAAAAGGATTGTCTCGCTTGCGTCACATGATTGATGCATGGCTCAAGATTAGTGTTGGTGAAAACACTTCTAGCTGCTTCTTTATCGCAGGCGCCGCTGAATTTGATGATCGCCCCGGGATTGTTGGCGATGAGCTCATTCGTAGCGTAGAAGACTGGCGCTCCGCCTTGTTGCGAGCCATTAAAGAGTCTATTGCTGCCGGACATCTTAAAAAAACCGTTGTTCCACAAGAAATGCTCTTCAATCTTTACAGCATTGTTTGAGGCGTGCATCACGACTCCAGATTTTTACAAAACCCCAAGAGTATTACGTTAGCAAACAAGCTCATTAAAAATATTTGTCTGACACATCAAACTAGAAAAAAATAATTTTTTTATTGAATTTTTTCATTTTTTATTAATTACTCCATACTTCATTCGGATCTCATATGCCTCAATACAGCCCCCCTCTTCGTTATATTCACTTTGTTATTCATGAGCTGCTCGATGCTTGTAAAGCATTTTCTGCTTTGCCAGCCCATCAAGATGTCGATAAAGACACTATCAATCAGACCATTGAAGAGGCGGGTAAATTTGCGAGCGAGATTGCCTTTCCTCTGCATCAAATAGGCGATAAAGAAGGCTGCACACGTGATGATGATGGCTCAGTTACTACACCCAGTGGCTTTAAGCAGGCGTATGAACAATATGTTGCTGGTGGTTGGCCTGCTTTGTCCTGTGACCCTGAGTATGGTGGCCAAGAATTGCCACAACTCTTGAACACAGTTCTTTATGAAACCCTGAACTCCGATAATCAATCCTGGACGATGTATCCAGGCTATCACATGGCGCTTACGAGTGCTTACATGCTCATGGTACAGATGAGCAAAAAAAGACTTATTTAGAAAAATTAGTTTCCGGCGAATGGACTGGGACTATGTGTTTAACGGAACCACATTGTGGCACTGATCTTGGCTTATTAAAGACCAAAGCGGAACCCCAATCTGATGGTACTTATGCGATCACTGGAACTAAGATTTTTATTTCTAGCGGAGATCATGATCTCGCAGAAAATATTGTTCATCTCGTACTAGCACT
Coding sequences within:
- a CDS encoding outer membrane beta-barrel protein, giving the protein MKTVKISALVLAMAGVFATSANAQSAKTNAWEGAYGQVSVGYGSFTPNIGGGSASNIPLLRGGPTGSVSSSADNVNTGTDNIGVGYNFGINSDFVLGISAAYYPGASSSAPGAFTTYPVNGGGASSIAAVQYNVKNLYSVTLNPGYVIDKDRLVYAKVGYTGTTIGLNGPTLAYSTVNLGGYTLGLGYKQMVAQSIYLLGEFNYASYSTKNPVLTNTSGVNLTAPISGTGIDFLVGVGYRF
- a CDS encoding TetR/AcrR family transcriptional regulator; the protein is MLDIRPTHSIASTESKKGLATKSTILQVALEIASKSGLAGITIGHLADSVSMSKSGVFARFGSREELQIEVIRKYYEYFSAIVFAPALTKAKGLSRLRHMIDAWLKISVGENTSSCFFIAGAAEFDDRPGIVGDELIRSVEDWRSALLRAIKESIAAGHLKKTVVPQEMLFNLYSIV
- a CDS encoding AMP-binding protein gives rise to the protein MFEESFECFPNRRACEYLDKFMTYRELDRHSKHFASYLQSLGLKPGSRVAIMLPNVLQFQIAMLGVLRAGFVVVNVDPLYIARELEYQLKDSGASAIVILENFAHVDQQISASVPLRKVMVTSLGEMIGMKGVVVNFVVRNVKRLVPARDLPDHITFNEALSEGSRSRWSKPSTSLNDIAFLQYTGGTTGLSTGAILLHRNILSNVIQTELWLEPGLKRKK